The Ananas comosus cultivar F153 linkage group 20, ASM154086v1, whole genome shotgun sequence region GGCCACACCCCCCGTCTGCGCCCTGCGGCcgctcctcttctctctctcccgctCCCACACCACTCACGAGGCCGCATCCCCCCTGCGCCCTGCGGCcgctcctcctctctctccttctcgcACACCCCTCACGAGGCCGCACCCCCCGCGTGCGCCCTGCGGCCGCTCCTCTCCCTCTTCGTACGGAAAGGGCCACACCCCTTTCCCTTGGTGTCGCCCTTCGCTTAAACGAGGCTCCGCGTCGCCCCTCTCTCAAACGAGGTTTTTtgagactcttttcttcttttttttttgcaactcAAAAATTAGATCTACAATTTCTTGCGTTATcacaatttttttgaaataaatttgacCCACTTTTTTTCCCTgatttgttcattttttttttgaaataaattagatCTACAACTTATGAGGTATTCTGGTGATTTCGgtaacttcaacccacctcgaaaagctcgtccaacAACGGCAAGAAATTGAAATGAGAGGAAAatacgcgctcgcccggcctccaatgGCGCAACCACGACGCACGCACACTCGAGCGGCCCACCAAATCGACGTCAAAAATCTCCTGAGCTCGAGCCATGGTCTCCACCAAGCACACGATTAaactaaagagagagaagaacaaGCGCTAATTATTCTCTCTCAGGTGGATAGATATGGGGGGAGTAGGTGGTGTGGATAACCACCAACCAAAAAGACACTACCACCCCCACCAACTCAACAagccagctggagtaccggcaCCTGATTTGGTtatcggtactcggcctctcagcccGCAAGCTCCCACACAGGGTAttggtaccagcccgatgccataccggtactcagcatcaaattggCACAACCTGAGAGCATCAGTTCTAACCATACACTGGGGTACTGGTACTCCCCTgtatggtaccggtactcaacactgaagtcctgcactttgcggatttcagcgtcagaactccactcttgCCTCGCGTCGAGTCTGTTTTGCATCCATTttgcgccaaaacgactccgacttgtcccgacactcttaAGATGTGTCGGCAAGCCTCAGATATTGAAATCTCACTGGCAACCAAACATCAGGGATACTACAATATGAATTTGACTTTAAAACCTTGAaatgttgaatttaaaatctgaactggaatttaaatttcatacttcGAGGAATTGTCCAATAGTGTCCTATCTTCTCTTTATAGATGACTCCATTATATTCACCAACGGCTCAAAGAGCTCACTTAAAAATTGGACACAGTTTATCATAAAATATGAATCATCCTCAGGTCTGAAAATCAGCAGAGATAAGAGCTGTTTCATAATGGCAAAGAAAACTATACCTACAAGTGCTTCTATTGTTTCCTTGGCTCTCTTCCCTGATATACCTGAGCCTAAGGGTTTCCTTATTCAAAAGTATCAtaaaattagtttattttttagcaCTAGTagataaagtaaaatttaaaatttaaaatctaaatttaaatattaaaatttaaaattaaaactaaaaacttaaatttaaattttaatataaaatttgaaattcaaaacttaaatttaaaattaaaatttgacatttaaaaattaaaatttaaaataaaatttaaaaattttaattttaatgaaaattaaaattaaaattaaaaattaaaattaaaaattaaaaatataaaacctaaaagtttaaatttcaaattataaatttcaagatttaaattttatcttaactttaaaatttggcctttaaaattttgaaaattaaaatttgaaaattgatatttaaaatttaaaattcaatatctaaatttaaaaatttaaatgaatttataactaaaatttaaaaaattaaaaattaaaaattattatttaatatttgaaatataaacattaaaatctaaatttaagttaaaaatttgaatataaaatttatatttatttttaaatttgaattcaaaatcaaaatcaggtTGTTTTgatggaacaaaaaaaaatcatattttaagaAACAAATTTTAgctatttttgattttgcatatttaaaataaaaaactgattttaaaaattagaattaaattttttaataataaattatgaaaTACTCTGGCACCCTGTTTGGATCGGATATAAAGGGAGGGATAAAGGGGTTATCctccctttatacccaaacaaaaatttgataTGGTGGGAACCCAGTAAGGGTAGGAACAATAGTTCCCACCCGAATGGGAACAAGCTTGGCCActtgggtagagagagagagagagaattttgttttaaaatttagaattaaaattttataattttaaaattaaaatatagaattgtaaattgtaaattttaaagtttaaaattaaaaattgatattataattttttaaattttaaatttgatattttatatattttaaatttaaatttggtcttaaatttaaaatttaaatttataaatttgaatatttaattttaaattttaatttcaaattttaaaattaaaagttcaaatttttaactttaaattatgagttaaattaaaatttaaatttaattatagaagtaatatcattattttctatttataaccaacaactatttttcttattcccaataaccatctaagggctttttttgcatttagccccctggcaaatttttattttaaaaatagccctgtcaaaatttaatttgtaaaaatagcccTAGACCTGCCATGCAGgcgtcacgtcagcgccacgtgggcGGAGCTGGGGGCGGTAGTTAAggtaaacacggtgaatggttcaccgtgtttggtacgtattttttgtatattgaaaaaagaaatagggaatttgtattccttttcttctctttttcaaaaatccgaatccgaacccgaaaattaaattaaaatccaaacccggatccgaacccgatagattttaaaaatccatacccatatccatatctaaccaaaaactcgaaacccgaacctgaacccagcgggttttaaaaatctataccgttggatgaaaatctaaaaaataaaaattattaaatattttatatattgtataatatatatatatatatatatataatttattcggatttggattcggataacaTTTCGGATATTCGTACCTATTGACATCTTtactccctattcctcttttcaataaaaatacgtactacatggtgaatggtttaccgtgttcaacttaacacacggtCCCGGCCTTGCCCGCGTGGCGTTGACGTGACGTctgcgtggcaggcccagggccatttttgcaaattaaattttgacggggctaatttgaaaataaaaatttgtcagtggactaaatgcaaaaaaagcccactatctaaatataatttttctaatttcagcttatactcatatttttatccaaataaaaaaatatttttattcttataaaaatttatactcgtatctattttttgtataactagttcctactaattttcGAACTAAACGAACCCTGAAGGAGAAAttacttttgttttaaaatGACTTTTCACTATTTAGGCGGAACACCAACGAACCCTCTTGACGCAACGTGCCCCGTTTTTGGTCGAAAGAGCAAAGCGGGAAATAGGAGGAGCAAAACCCTGAAAATAGAAAGAGCAAAACCCTGGGAGCTCGCTCTCACCTCTTCCTTCTCCCCCTCTAGGGTTTCGGCATTTCGCGAGCGTCCGAAGCTTTGTCGCCCATGGCGAGCGCCGCGGCGGCCACCACCcaagcggcggcgacggcgacggcgacggcggcgacggcgacgacgaacCCTAAACTCGTGGATGAATCCCTCTGGTGGGATCCCTTCGTCCTCCTCTACGACGACCTCGACCGAGCCCCTCTCTCCGACGAGCTTCCTCACGTTCTGGTACACATACGCCTCTCTCTTCACTTTCCCCTACCCTACGATCTGTCTTATACGTCAAGTAGTGAGTTGATCTACAAGCGCTTCCGATTTCTTGCAGGTTAACAAGATCAAGAACAACCGCTCCTGGTTCTTGGAATCCCTCACGCGCTTTAAACCCCCGAACGAGGTATCGAGGAGAGCTCTTGATTCCCCCGAGTTGATTCTAGGGTCGCAGCGCTTGGTCATAAAGGCCGAGCTCAAAGAAACCGCCCTCCGCGCTAGCAAATGCCTGGTAGTTAATGCAGCTTTTGATTCTTTTCTGATTCAGTAGTAGGATGTGCTTTTTGCAATCTTTACTTGTGATTGTAGTTTGCCAGTTAAACGAAATTCTGGTAAATTAGGCAAGATGGATAATAATTGGCTGAATTACACTATCATGCACTtccctatagttttttttttcccattttcttCACCctgctctttttttattttcagaactATCGTTTTTTGTCAATCTCTATACTACTAGCAATAAACCTATTAGTTTAGATGGAAGCTAGCAACTCCATTAAAAAGCACTGATTGAAAGTAGCAGAACATATATGCAGCTTATTTTGAcaagaaaaaaggaaacaatTATAAATAGcaagaaaaataattgaattttataatttgatagaagCTTTCAAGGCATCTTTGTAGGGGGGCTCATTTTCCTTTCATTCCTACTATCTAACTGATGCCTCTTAATAGAGTTGTTTGTATCTTTCTAAATAATAGATATGCAGTGTGGTGTGGAGATTGGAGAGaaaataacaatttatctatttAGTGATGTGTTTGAGAAGAGAAAATAGTGTAGGGTAGTAAATGAGAATAAATGTATAGTATAATGTAAAGATTgataaaaaaagggataattcaATTGTgtctcggaaaaaaaaaatagcagtgTGGCAATTGAAAATAACACTATATTGTAGTAGGATATAATAAACCCGGTAATAGTTTGATCAGTAAAAAGATAAATACACTATGTAGAAGAATTTTGGCAATAAAACTTCTCAAGCTATCATATTTCCTTGTAGAGGAAATGATTTTAGAAAGATAGCATATAATTCCTCTAAAGGCAAGTAATTAACAAAATTATGGACAAGTTTGAATATGGTTCATATTTCATAGCTACTTCAGACCATGGTGCTTTTCATCAATGCTTATGTGGTAATAAATAATTTGAAGAATTATTTagacaatataaaaaaatcttgAGAATCAATAAATTCTTGAAGAAAGTGGGATTATCTTGTAATTCTTGTTACTATGCTTCTCATGTCAATATGTAAAGTAGGTTATGAATTTTATGTGTTTTTAATTGTTGGAGTCTTGGAGATGAACTTGAACTTTTCTATTAATCATGAATAGTGGAACATGAACCATAAATTAGAATGGAACACAAGAGTCCTTGGATATGGAGTTTTTAAACTTAACGGTGGTTTTAATGAACTCTAGGAAAACTGGAAGGACGTGCGAACAACGATTTTGAGTCTTGAGTTTGCAGCTCAATATTTGATAACTTTTCCATCTCTTAGAtagctatttatttaaattcgcctattgaaaatttcttttcttggGTGATTTTGCTCATTTTTGCCTTTAGATCACTTTTttatcaaactttttttttgcggggggggggggggggggggggggggggagggtaTTTTGTACCAATTAGTTGCCAGATCTACATAATCACATTCACAAATTTTGACAATAAAGGGTATAAACATGGGGTGCTCTTTTTATCTACATTCAGATTGTAGTCTATAAATGTAAACTGCTTTTTGATATCATATGGTGGTATAGCAATTTCTACTTTTAATGCGTGTAATGAAACTTAATGAaactgatttttttcttttgtttgtttaaataAAGGTGTGAACTAAATGGTTTTGCTTTTTCTAGAATTTAGATGAGGTGCAAACATACATTATTGTTGAAAGATCCTTGGAGTTCATTATACCTGTTGACGATATCGATGGTCAGGCGCTTTTGCATTCGGTGAGTAATTTCCTGAGTACTTCTCTTTACTGCTGCTTTTTAACCGTATGTTCTCTCATATGAATCTTActggttaaaaatattaatataatcaAAATTATGTTTTCTAAAAGTAATTTACCATATGTATTCAAAATGTGAGCTCAATTTTGTTCTCTTTGGTGTCATAAATGAGACCTGGCCTATTGTTTTTAAAGTTGAGAAATGCAAATGCTTTCTATTCTACAAGGTCGATTGTTTGCTTTGAACATTATAATTCttagacttttgcaaaatcgagTTGACGCACTTTTTGTGTAGGAGCTTCTAAACAATGAGTTGGACCAATATCATGAATTATGGTAGtgtatttactatttagagATCGAATCTAGTGTTTTGGTGCTTACAAggccattttatttttatctgcagtcatttttttccctctctaaaGCTTGACTGCTAAGTCTAGGAAACCACTATGATGtttgaatatttttgatatGCGGTCACTTTGATCATGTTTCAAATACCATTCTGATTGATGTTAAGAGGTCCATAATTTTCATCAGCAAGCTTCTTATTCTCTGAACCACATCCCAAACATTTTAAATCTGCCTATAATGAATTTTATGACAATTGGAAGATTTCTTGATAAAGATATACTAAAGCTTTATAATGTGCATGATTTGCTATTAGTTTTGATGCATTATTTGTAAGGGCCAAGGATTGCCATGTCAATGGCATAGCTGTTGCCGGTATGCTAGCATTATGGCACGACACAACAATACATTGGCATTCGTTGGCACAtgtttttttggttaaattttctcttgaaaatttagttttttagaGTGCTTCAATACATCTAATGGCTATCAAAATGGTTTATGTATCGTATCTCACACTATTCTGTAAGAATAGTCCATTGTTTGCATTGAAAATCGTAATCCTAAGAGTTGTGCAAAATCCAACTGATGCACTTTTTGTGTAGGAGCTTCCATATAATGAATTGGACCTATCTCGTGAATTATAGTAGTGTATGTAGAGATCAAAGCTTGTGTTTTGATGCTTTTAAGCtcatttttacaatttttatccACATCCTCTCGTAAACTTGATTGCCCGAGTCTAGAAAACCACTATGATGTTTGGATATTTTTGACAAGCTATCTCACTTTGATCATGTTTCTAATACCATTCGAATGGACGTTAAGAGGTCAATAAATTTGACCAGTTGACCTCTCATTCTCTGAACCGCATCCTAAACGTTTTAAATCCATCTGTAATCAATCTTATGATGATCGGTGGATTGCATGGTAAAGATGAACTAAAGTTGTATAATGTGCTTGATTTGTTGTTACTTTTGATGCATTATTTGTAAGGACTAAGGATTGTCGTGTCACTGGCAAGGCCTGTGCCGTTGCCAGTGCCAGGATGACACAGTCACACAGCGGTATGGGACGTGCCAATGTCGGCACGCTCACTTGCCAATGGCACACAATTGGCACATTGGCACATTGGCGTTCATTGGCATGggttttaattaaaattttctaaaaaatttagtgTTTTGGTGTgtttaaatatatctaatagcTATAAAAAtggtttatatattatatttcacaCAATTTAGTGATAATAGGGTCCTAAACatcttaataattaaaaaaaatcattttacatATGTTATGAAAGTATATGCatgaaaccaaaacaaaaaaaataataaggatgaaaatttatagaaaaaacacTACCATGTGTAAATTCACTAGGTCTAAATGATGAAAGAAATTGCAAAagttcttatttttattttattccacTACCAGTTTGTCTTATTATGTAATGGAACTTACTAATTACTCAAAATGTTAGTATATTTACaagatctatatattttaagtatGCAAAAACTTATGTAAATCTTTTTACCTCAAAAATCTCGAAAAGAtctcaaaaaagcaaaaaaactaTTTTGTCGATATTGTATTGGTATGACCACGTGCCACATGCCGACATGGTCTCGGCATGGTACAAAATGGTGGCATTGGGTGGCATGGGCAATTCTTGGTGTTAAATTACGTGAAAATAACCATTattctccaaaaacttaagctacAGAGAACGATGTCTTTAATATTTGTATTCTACGCTCCCCCTCATGTTTGGGTTCAGGAGTTTTTGATAGGCCCAGATGCGGaattgaattaaataggagTAAATATAACCAAGCCACGATAAGAAGTCGTAAGAACTCTCTTAAAGTAATCAACCGATCAACAAGGTCAAATCTCAAAGAAGTGATAAATCAAGTATAACTTGTCCTACTCTACATGTCATATGTTAATTGATGATGTAAATTAGTTATGATCACCATGAAGCATACAAAGAGACAACTAGGAGAATAGCTGACATGAAAGATAGCTAAGCATGTAAAGAAGTGGTGTCATCATACGTTGTACTAAACAAATGTGACAGAGCGATTGAAACATAAAGGAAATCCGAGTAAATTCAGCCATACCGACATCCGAATTGAAGCACACCTCTAATCTAAATACTCGAGTCCTCGACTCGACTAGCCTCTAGGCATTACTTGGACCTAATCAAGATCCACAAGGGCCACTCTTAGTACCCTATATGTGTTATCAACACTAGCCACGACATGTCCACGACACAACACGGGGCATTCAAAACATCAGTCCCATTTACTTATTTTTTGAAATCGACTGGTTACCAAACCGGCACATCAGGTCACTGAAATAGCCCTTGAAGGGTCCTGAATCATGCCGTACATCTCCACAACCAAACCGTTGTTCCAAAACGCACCATTTTAGGTGTCGGGACAGTCAcgaaatttgtattttgaaaagGGCTATGGCCTCGAAATTAGGTTGTATTAGGCTTTGGAATGCCTTTTTTCGGCATTGGAACTAAACCACAACGCCCTTGTTGCCACTAGGGGCTTAATCAGGTTGGcaagccaacaaggctcagccaCTAATTGTGGATAGCGACTACGTCGGTTTCACGAATTCGGGACTGAAACCTCGCATTACCAACCAGTTACGACATTTTATGCATTGAATTGCACCACTTCAGCCTCGTAAGGGTTTCCGGGCCTTGGACCACCAGTTCAAATGTCAATCAACGAAGATTGACGTTGCCCATTATACTACATGTGAAAAGCGTCGAAACGGCCAATTATGCCAAAACAcaagcaataataaaattttgtgatAACGAAATCGACTTTAGGGCACATTACCCAAACTTCCACGAATGGGAAGCCAACAAGCTGCGCGAGGAGGTCGACATGGTTTGGGTCAATCACGCACAAGATTTGAGCCTTGTTAACGGTCGTCGACGACGGGGGAGGAAACTATGGCTACGTAGAGAGGACTTGGATACAACTGGCAGCACCACGACAGGACTAGGGAGGAGTAGCCCCAAGGGAGGGGTCCAAGGGGCCGTGCATTGCCGGGATGAGGTTGCAGCAGCGGTTGCTGGTTGAAAGAAGAGATCCCGACCACGGGCTTGAAGAGGGAGCAGCTACCTAGTCGTAGGGAGCAAGAAAAGGGAATCGGCGATAGGCTCGGCCTTGGGGGAGGCTGAGTGCGGCTGAGGAGGTGTTGGTTGCTTGAAGGAAGGTGTCTTGGTGGTGGGGAGGCTGAAGAAGGGAGGCTGACTGCTGGGCTAACTCGAGAGGCCAAGAAAGCCATGGTTACTGCTCTATTTCGGCTGATCCAAATGGTGAGGGAAGTTGGCCAAGCGGTGGTGCGCCAAGAGGTGGTGCTCGTGTGGGACGCGGCAATAGGAGAGGGATTCGTGGctaaagaagagagaaagggaaggtgGCTAGGGTTTTCAAGAAGagaaaaccctaattttcttttttgccgCCTTATATACGTCTTGCGGTGAAATCACGCCGGAGCTCCCAAACTTAAAGAAACTTTGCTCCGCACAATCTTTTCTTTGCCAACTTGCGTATTGACCCTTCTGCTTCCCAAAGAATTGGAAAAAATCATATTAAATGATAGCCCTTTATACACTATGGTCCTCcgaaaaatttaacatttacaAAATAGCCTCTGTTTCTACAAGAATTGTTTGGCGAAATACAAGGCAATCTTACCTCGAGCCAACCTATCAAAATCTTAC contains the following coding sequences:
- the LOC109725569 gene encoding uncharacterized protein LOC109725569 codes for the protein MASAAAATTQAAATATATAATATTNPKLVDESLWWDPFVLLYDDLDRAPLSDELPHVLVNKIKNNRSWFLESLTRFKPPNEVSRRALDSPELILGSQRLVIKAELKETALRASKCLNLDEVQTYIIVERSLEFIIPVDDIDGQALLHSVLSQYYLERQCLLKCVRKILVHACPSSSAPGEREEITSVLRKLNTMFEKERLRRTPQHLVYANDESHTTESLRREVLQLVNDGLERKLLSILQDLLSPVTYAKTV